A DNA window from Mastomys coucha isolate ucsf_1 unplaced genomic scaffold, UCSF_Mcou_1 pScaffold21, whole genome shotgun sequence contains the following coding sequences:
- the LOC116100742 gene encoding olfactory receptor 51I2-like: MGDEAHNSSGLPPFILTGLPGMETSQHWLFLLLGVLYSVSIVGNALILFIIKEEESLHQPMYYFLSLLSGNDLGVSFSTLPTVLGVFCFHLREISFNSCMSQMFFIHLFSFMESGILLAMSFDRYVAICNPLRYSTVLTDARVVWMGVCVFLRSFCMIFPLPFLLKRLPFCKANVLSHAYCLHPDLIRLPCADTSINNIFGLSIVISTFGLDSALIFLSYVLILRSVLAIASREERLKTLNTCVSHLCAVLIFYVPKVGVSMFARYGRHAPHYVHTLLSLIYLFVPPMLNPVIYSIKTKEIRRRLCKILLGNKF, from the coding sequence ATGGGAGATGAAGCCCACAACAGCTCTGGGTTGCCTCCCTTCATCTTGACAGGACTGCCAGGGATGGAGACCTCCCAGCACTGGTTGTTCCTGCTCCTTGGTGTCCTCTACTCTGTCTCCATAGTGGGCAATGCCCTGATCCTGTTCATCATCAAGGAGGAAGAGAGTCTACACCAGCCCATGTActacttcctgtctctgctgtcAGGCAATGATCTGGGCGTGTCTTTCTCCACACTGCCCACAGTCCTGGGTGTGTTTTGCTTCCACTTAAGAGAGATCAGTTTTAACTCTTGCATGTCCCAGATGTTCTTTATCCACCTTTTCTCTTTCATGGAGTCTGGAATTCTGTTGGCCATGAGCTTTGATCGCTATGTAGCCATCTGTAATCCACTGCGCTATTCCACAGTGCTCACTGATGCCCGGGTGGTGTGGATGGGGGTATGTGTTTTCCTTCGAAGTTTCTGCATGATTTTCCCATTACCTTTCCTTTTGAAGAGGTTGCCCTTCTGCAAGGCTAATGTGCTTTCTCATGCCTACTGTCTGCATCCAGATCTGATTCGACTGCCTTGTGCTGACACTTCCATTAATAATATATTTGGTCTGTCCATTGTCATCTCTACCTTTGGGCTGGATTCTGCACTCATTTTCCTCTCTTATGTTCTCATACTTCGTTCTGTGCTGGCTATTGCCTCCCGGGAAGAAAGGCTAAAGACGCTGAACACATGTGTGTCGCACCTGTGTGCCGTGCTCATCTTCTATGTGCCTAAGGTAGGTGTCTCCATGTTTGCTCGCTATGGAAGGCATGCTCCTCACTATGTACACACACTCCTGTCGCTCATCTATCTCTTTGTTCCTCCAATGCTCAACCCTGTCATCTATTCCATCAAAACCAAGGAGATTCGTCGGAGGCTTTGCAAAATCCTGCTGGGGAACAAATTTTGA